One genomic segment of Gemmatimonadales bacterium includes these proteins:
- the ligA gene encoding NAD-dependent DNA ligase LigA encodes MPDAARRAALLRRTLNRAIHAYYVLDAPEMSDAEYDSLFRELQDLEATHPDLRTPDSPTLRVGAEPAKRFEKHQHMVPMLSLANAFDDAELQGWEDRNARIAPDVRAAGYTVEVKIDGAAVCLTYRDGVLARGATRGDGVVGEVVTANLRTIPDIPLRLQGKGFPALMEVRGEVYLPIDAFEALNRKRAEAGEPLYANPRNTAAGALRQLDSRLTRERGLRFFAFTLEAPGAKLPFKTQRELLDGLAEWGFRVEPHRERVKDLAGGCAAVAELEPKLGELPFGADGVVVKVDRLALHDELGTIGDREPRWAIARKFAPEVAVTKLLDIKINVGRTGALNPYAELEPVEIGGVTVSTATLHNADLIAAKDILVGDWVEVTRAGEVIPQVLGPVRERRSGSERAFTMPDRCPACDSKVERPQDEIMTYCPNVSCPGRVLESIVHFASRGAMDIRGLGYERVQKLLDAKLIADVADLYRLPADQLVELDGFAAKSAEQLVEAIAASKKQPLSRLLFALGIRHVGDGAAELLARRFGTMDALMKASAEAIGEVRGIGPTIAEAVAAFFAEPRNRELMDRLREAGLKMSEPQRTAAPGPFEGQTFVLTGTFPTLSRTEATKKIEAAGGTVTGSVSKKTTAIVAGEEPGSKLDKAKALGIAVWDEAMLLDKLSESA; translated from the coding sequence ATGCCCGATGCCGCGCGGCGCGCCGCCCTGCTGCGCCGCACGCTGAACCGCGCCATCCACGCGTACTACGTGCTGGACGCGCCGGAGATGTCCGACGCGGAGTACGACAGCCTCTTCCGCGAGCTTCAGGACCTCGAAGCCACGCACCCGGACCTCCGCACCCCCGATTCCCCCACGTTGCGCGTCGGCGCCGAGCCCGCCAAGCGCTTCGAGAAGCACCAGCACATGGTGCCGATGCTTTCCCTCGCCAACGCCTTCGATGACGCGGAGCTTCAAGGGTGGGAGGATCGCAACGCGCGCATCGCACCCGACGTGCGCGCGGCGGGCTACACCGTCGAGGTGAAGATAGACGGCGCCGCGGTGTGCCTCACCTACCGAGACGGCGTGCTGGCGCGGGGAGCGACCCGCGGCGACGGCGTGGTGGGCGAGGTGGTGACGGCGAACCTGCGCACCATCCCCGACATCCCGCTGCGGCTCCAGGGCAAGGGCTTTCCGGCGTTGATGGAGGTCCGCGGCGAGGTCTATCTGCCTATTGACGCGTTCGAGGCGCTGAACCGAAAACGCGCGGAGGCCGGCGAGCCGCTCTACGCCAACCCGCGCAACACCGCGGCCGGTGCGCTCCGGCAGCTCGACTCGCGGCTCACGCGCGAGCGCGGGTTGCGCTTCTTCGCGTTCACGCTCGAGGCGCCGGGCGCGAAACTCCCATTCAAGACCCAGCGCGAGCTGCTGGACGGCCTGGCGGAGTGGGGCTTCCGCGTGGAGCCGCACCGGGAACGCGTGAAGGACCTCGCCGGCGGGTGCGCCGCGGTCGCGGAGCTAGAGCCGAAGCTCGGCGAGCTGCCCTTCGGCGCGGACGGCGTGGTGGTCAAGGTGGATCGGCTCGCGCTGCACGACGAGTTGGGCACCATCGGTGACCGGGAGCCGCGGTGGGCCATCGCCCGCAAGTTCGCACCGGAGGTCGCGGTCACGAAGCTGCTCGACATCAAGATCAACGTCGGCCGCACCGGCGCGCTCAACCCCTACGCCGAACTGGAGCCGGTAGAGATCGGAGGCGTCACCGTCTCAACGGCGACGCTGCACAACGCGGACCTCATCGCGGCCAAGGACATCTTGGTCGGCGACTGGGTCGAGGTGACTCGCGCCGGCGAGGTGATACCGCAGGTGCTGGGGCCGGTGCGCGAGCGGCGCAGCGGCAGCGAGCGGGCGTTCACGATGCCCGACCGTTGTCCCGCTTGCGACTCAAAGGTCGAGCGGCCGCAGGACGAGATCATGACGTACTGCCCCAACGTCTCGTGCCCGGGCCGCGTCTTGGAGAGCATCGTCCACTTCGCCTCGCGGGGCGCGATGGACATCCGCGGCCTGGGTTACGAGCGGGTGCAGAAGCTGCTCGACGCCAAGCTGATCGCGGACGTAGCGGATCTCTACCGGCTGCCAGCCGATCAGCTGGTCGAGCTCGACGGCTTCGCCGCGAAGTCGGCCGAGCAGCTGGTGGAGGCGATCGCGGCCTCGAAGAAGCAGCCGCTCTCCCGGCTGCTGTTCGCGCTCGGAATCAGGCATGTGGGTGATGGCGCGGCGGAGCTGCTGGCGCGGCGGTTCGGGACGATGGACGCCCTCATGAAGGCCTCGGCCGAAGCGATCGGCGAGGTGCGCGGCATCGGGCCGACGATCGCGGAGGCGGTCGCGGCGTTCTTCGCCGAGCCACGGAACCGGGAACTGATGGACCGGCTGCGTGAGGCGGGACTCAAGATGAGCGAGCCGCAGCGCACGGCCGCCCCCGGGCCCTTCGAGGGCCAGACGTTCGTGCTGACGGGCACGTTTCCCACGCTCTCAAGGACCGAGGCGACGAAGAAGATCGAGGCGGCGGGCGGCACGGTGACGGGGAGCGTCTCGAAGAAGACGACGGCCATCGTGGCGGGTGAGGAGCCGGGGAGCAAGCTCGACAAGGCCAAGGCCCTCGGCATCGCGGTCTGGGACGAGGCGATGCTGTTGGACAAGCTCTCCGAATCGGCCTAG
- a CDS encoding GAF domain-containing protein — MTTPQTEAAAALSARIEELEREREHLLAIVDILQEISGTLHFVDILQAIARKIGESFGLDRASIILSDKGGRTARLVASYEDPTIRNVVIDLTRYPEIKQSMVTGATVFVADAPGDPLLSHVKGALDRRRVRSITVVPIKYRGAAIGCLFLRTFKDGSTFSDADIRFCQVVAELTGKALRNAHRYEQLVRRSKETGEEMRRADMQRLALVSYLQRLLTAFTSHDQASIEQLLPQSSAAELERLVGVTMAVVAEEAKG; from the coding sequence CGCGAGCGCGAGCACCTGCTCGCGATCGTGGACATTCTCCAGGAGATCTCCGGCACGCTGCACTTCGTGGACATCCTCCAGGCCATCGCCCGGAAGATCGGCGAGTCGTTCGGGCTCGATCGCGCCAGCATCATCCTCTCCGACAAGGGAGGGCGAACCGCGCGGCTGGTGGCTTCCTACGAGGACCCGACCATCCGCAACGTCGTCATCGACCTCACGCGCTACCCGGAGATCAAGCAGTCGATGGTAACCGGCGCGACGGTGTTCGTCGCCGATGCGCCCGGCGACCCGCTCCTCTCGCACGTGAAGGGCGCGCTCGACCGGCGGAGGGTGCGCTCGATCACAGTGGTGCCGATCAAGTACCGCGGCGCGGCCATCGGCTGCCTGTTCCTCCGGACGTTCAAGGACGGCAGCACCTTCAGCGACGCCGACATCCGCTTCTGCCAGGTCGTGGCGGAGCTGACCGGCAAGGCGCTCCGGAACGCGCACCGCTACGAGCAGCTGGTCCGCCGCTCGAAGGAAACGGGCGAGGAGATGCGCCGTGCGGACATGCAGCGGCTCGCGCTGGTCTCCTACCTCCAGCGGCTGCTGACCGCTTTCACGTCGCACGACCAGGCCTCGATCGAGCAGCTCCTTCCCCAGAGCTCGGCCGCGGAGCTGGAGCGTCTGGTCGGCGTGACGATGGCCGTCGTCGCCGAAGAGGCGAAGGGGTAG